Proteins from a genomic interval of Maniola hyperantus chromosome 1, iAphHyp1.2, whole genome shotgun sequence:
- the LOC117983252 gene encoding uncharacterized protein, protein MVHFIKLQRIMSSFYRLESKLHRSKSTGALNDLDFNCVDSNCVNFFANYSNDCNDHNGSSTVLEKLLDSLNNSQRQILDLKQKNQKLKDMAKQQQRILKLIKEDTKISYRHIITDFLEESMKILDEIELNFEGKDLCEKPENKQARSLLAAIEPKRHGAMADALTKLENEFRESDEIQKQLMADLENCLLLDSLPSVQPPDDAWESSKNLPYLNLDIFEPPRKWWDLREKLDFENLKRNLDLFRGTAEPSKLNPLSLETEYFYAEELNVPPSPPQPADPGISVIDHLMQSALINKKISEGDINGSFEEALSHCNLALVMTACRAVDPAKVFNPCCLTQAVLLSLVQQLATDMVHETQLKCRYLEEALINLDVSDQVTRVHLPLVVREVREHLSKFVRVYPHHVANRRVSLIIMAADNLIK, encoded by the exons ATGgtacattttataaaattacaaagaaTAATGTCTAGTTTCTATAGATTAGAAAGTAAACTCCATAGATCCAAATCTACTGGAGCTTTGAacgatttagattttaattgtGTCGATTCTAATTGTGTGAATTTTTTCGCCAACTATAGTAATGATTGTAATGATCATAACGGCTCGTCGACCGTGTTAGAAAAGCTGCTGGACAGCTTGAATAATTCTCAAAGGCAGATCTtggatttaaaacaaaaaaatcaaaagttaaaaG ATATGGCGAAACAACAGCAgagaatattaaaattaataaaagaagATACAAAAATATCTTACAGACACATAATCACAGACTTTTTAGAGGAATCCATGAAAAT ACTGGATGAGATAGAACTTAACTTTGAAGGCAAAGATCTTTGTGAAAAGCCAGAAAACAAGCAAGCAAGGAGCCTCCTGGCGGCCATCGAGCCTAAACGCCATGGGGCCATGGCAGATGCTCTTACAAAGCTTGAGAACGAGTTTCGGGAAAGTGAT GAGATTCAAAAACAACTCATGGCTGATTTAGAAAACTGTTTATTACTGGACTCACTGCCCTCGGTGCAACCACCTGACGATGCGTGGGAAAGTTCCAAAAACCTGCCATATTTGAACCTCGACATATTTGAGCCTCCAAGGAAATGGTGGGACCTCCGCGAAAAGTTggacttcgaaaatttaaagcgCAACTTAGATTTATTCCGTGGCACAGCGGAGCCTAGCAAGCTGAATCCATTGAGTCTGGAAACAGAGTACTTCTATGCGGAAGAACTGAATGTACCCCCCAGCCCTCCGCAGCCGGCGGACCCTGGAATATCCGTTATTGATCATTTA ATGCAGTCGGCTCTAATCAACAAAAAAATCTCGGAGGGGGACATCAACGGGTCGTTCGAAGAGGCGCTCTCGCATTGCAACCTGGCACTAGTGATGACGGCTTGCAGGGCAGTGGACCCTGCCAAAGTGTTCAACCCGTGCTGCTTGACGCAGGCTGTGCTGCTGTCGCTGGTGCAGCAACTGGCTACTGACATGGTGCACGAGACCCAGCTCAAATGCAG ataCTTGGAAGAAGCTCTGATAAACCTGGACGTGTCAGATCAAGTGACGCGGGTGCATTTGCCGTTAGTTGTTAGAGAAGTTCGCGAGCACCTTTCGAAATTTGTACGCGTGTACCCTCACCATGTCGCAAATCGTCGAGTATCTTTAATTATTATGGCTGCTGATAAtttgattaaataa